TTTTGTTTAAGTGCCAGTATTGGCTGTTCCAGGACGGTAGATGTTGGGTTGAGGTTCACCATCAACGATCAAGTGACCTACTAAACCTTTTTCCAGACGAGAGAGTGCGTGGTCAACCAGCATGAAGCGTCCAGGTACTTCTACTTTGAATTCCACCATTGTTGCGCCACCCGGAGGTACACTCGTCGTTTGCAAATTCGTCAGTGGGGTAGAGGTGAGGGATGCTTCGGGATACACGCGATCGAAGACTTCACCAATCACATGGAATGCTGAGGTGTAGTTCGGGCCTCCAACTCCAAAGAAGATACGAACCTTTTCACCGACTTTGGCATGAAGAGAAGATTTCTCTACTAGTGCTTTCGATGCACCGTTGAACACAAAGTATTCAGGTTGTTCTTTGAGAAGTTTATCAACACTAAATTCTTGGTTTCCATGATAACCAGTAGGTTGTACGGTGTAGAGTTCGCCTTGCATGACATAGAACTCGCGATCGACCTTCGATAATCCACCTTCAGGTTCTACCAAAATCAAACCATACATCCCATGAGAGATGTGCTGTGCCACTATCGGCGTTGCACAGTGGTAAACAAATAGACCTGGATTTAGGGGTTTAAAGGTAAAGACCTTTTCATCGCCCGGTGAAGTTTGTGTGAGTGCAGCACCACCACCTTGACCTGTGACCGCATGGAGGTCAATTGAGTGAAGATTGCGGCTTTTAGGATTGTTCTTCATTCGCAGTTCTACAGTATCGCCTATTCGGACTCGTACAAAGGGTCCAGGAACTTTACCGTTATATGTCCAGTAGCTATAGGTTGTACCATCTGCAAGTTGACCCTCTACTTCGGTAGTTTCTAGGCTGACACGCACCAATTGCGGATTGCGTTTGCCAATGGGTTGAGGAATAGCAGTGGGTGACTGAATAATATTGGCGGCTTTCGTTTCTGTAAAGACTTGAGCCGCATTCTGATTCTTCACAATAAGCTGACCGATCATGCCCGCTTCTTTGTGACCAGGAATTGAACACAAGTAGGTAAACGTCCCTTCTTTGTCCGCTTGGAATGTAACAATCGAAGCCGCTCCCTGACGCTTAACTCTACCCGACTGAACCTTAAAGTCTGGGATAATGATGTCGTGTTCGGCACCATCACCATCACCATCAATCAACGTAATCTGCACCACATCCCCAACACTTACCGTTAGATTGGGATTAACTTGACCATCAAT
This portion of the Nostoc sp. GT001 genome encodes:
- the nirK gene encoding copper-containing nitrite reductase gives rise to the protein MNFLRQRRWLITAIAVLFLMLLGFCFSLFPFLKLPATVPVASNPVSSLAQNPQQQTKNDSYNHPDVAFTLRTAIGEGKLIFTGQGSKIDGQVNPNLTVSVGDVVQITLIDGDGDGAEHDIIIPDFKVQSGRVKRQGAASIVTFQADKEGTFTYLCSIPGHKEAGMIGQLIVKNQNAAQVFTETKAANIIQSPTAIPQPIGKRNPQLVRVSLETTEVEGQLADGTTYSYWTYNGKVPGPFVRVRIGDTVELRMKNNPKSRNLHSIDLHAVTGQGGGAALTQTSPGDEKVFTFKPLNPGLFVYHCATPIVAQHISHGMYGLILVEPEGGLSKVDREFYVMQGELYTVQPTGYHGNQEFSVDKLLKEQPEYFVFNGASKALVEKSSLHAKVGEKVRIFFGVGGPNYTSAFHVIGEVFDRVYPEASLTSTPLTNLQTTSVPPGGATMVEFKVEVPGRFMLVDHALSRLEKGLVGHLIVDGEPQPNIYRPGTANTGT